Proteins found in one Quercus robur chromosome 2, dhQueRobu3.1, whole genome shotgun sequence genomic segment:
- the LOC126695173 gene encoding uncharacterized protein LOC126695173: MGGDPSKRNQNLYCTYHQDKGHTTEQCRVLKDHLGQLVKARHLKDFVLDSGDRITGQDTRQRGNPFPPLVGVIEVIHVAPEKLVAGRRKGVLTVVPVKGNPDLQSSGKKMKFAREPISFDDDDLEGTIQPHDDALVVTPWINGFLVKRVMVDQGSGVNVMYPDMFKGLRLRKEDLMKHTLPLVRFDSKVVIPKGQISLPMIVGGKEVAVTFTIVSSFSPYTAILGRSWIYSMRAVSFTLHVKIKFPTEQGVTVIRGDQQAAKQCLIAAVNWKRGNQVNQGETVGQLLRDEGTGRSE, encoded by the coding sequence atgggaGGAGACCCATCCAAGAGGAATCAGAATCTGTACTGCACTTATCACCAGGACAAAGGTCACACTACCGAACAATGTCGTGTGTTGAAGGATCACCTCGGGCAATTAGTCAAGGCCAGGCATTTAAAGGATTTCGTGTTAGACTCAGGGGATAGAATCACAGGGCAAGATACTCGACAAAGGGGTAATCCTTTCCCACCCCTTGTAGGGGTGATTGAAGTTATTCATGTTGCCCCGGAAAAGCTCGTTGCAGGAAGAAGGAAAGGAGTGTTGACAGTAGTACCAGTAAAGGGTAACCCAGACCTACAGTCGTCGGGTAAGAAGATGAAGTTTGCACGGGAGCCTATCTCATTCGACGATGACGATTTGGAGGGAACGATCCAACCACATGATGACGCATTGGTGGTCACACCTTGGATAAATGGCTTCTTAGTAAAAAGGGTGATGGTAGACCAAGGAAGCGGGGTTAACGTAATGTACCCGGATATGTTCAAGGGACTCAGACTGAGGAAAGAGGACCTGATGAAGCACACTTTGCCCTTGGTTAGGTTCGACAGTAAAGTAGTGATTCCTAAAGGGCAAATTTCACTTCCCATGATTGTGGGAGGGAAGGAGGTAGCAGTGACATTTACAATAGTAAGTTCATTTTCCCCGTATACGGCCATTCTGGGGAGATCGTGGATCTATTCAATGAGGGCTGTCTCGTTTACACTACATGTAAAGATCAAGTTCCCAACCGAGCAAGGTGTCACCGTGATAAGAGGAGACCAGCAAGCGGCCAAACAGTGTCTTATTGCTGCAGTAAATTGGAAGCGGGGGAATCAAGTCAATCAAGGAGAAACAGTCGGACAACTATTAAGAGACGAAGGGACTGGGCGATCCGAATAG